TTGTGGGTGTCATCCTGCTGAGTTGATCCATTTTGTTTGATCAACGGCAAATCCAGTATATTCTGGAACAGAAACAACAACAGCAATATGGAAAACAGACATCCGCCCAGTATGGTCATCAGGCTACGATGCGAGGGAGTAAATTGATTTGTCGATTCGACAGTTCCTGAATTGGGATCGGGCTGTGAATTCATAATGGAATATCTCACTCTGCATTTTAATTGCTGGTCATACAATAGATCTATAGCTCACAGAGAGCTGATCTGAAACTTAGTTAAGAGGCAGGCTTCAACGTTCCTGCAGGCTCAGTCGATACTAAAACAGGTTCACAAGAGCCTGGATCAGGGGAATCAGCAACAGGCTGCCCATAAAGATCGAACCACAGATAATGACGATCCATTCTTTTTGCTCGATTGTCAGCAGCGGGATGGATTCGAGATCCAGATCGTGTACCCGCTCTCTTGATTTCCTGCCTCGGGGACGAGTCGGAATACTGGACTTCTTGAGGGTTGGTAACAGTCCGGGGATCTCGCGTGCCTGGATTCCTGTGCCTGACATTCCCTCGCGAATCTGGTCCCGGGGAGAGATTTTTCCCTGTGATGCGAGTTCTTTCAGCGCCTGCCGGGTCAAAGGACCTTCGGTTTCGGTTCCACGGGTCACATATAGACTTGCCATCCTGTTTTTCCTTGTGAGCGTCTTACATTTTCAATTCTCCGAGTATACATATGTTTGCAGGACGAGTACAGTCAGACATGAGAAGCTGATCACAACTGCCAGAGAACCTGTTCAGATTACATGAGGTTCACGGTGGGATCTGTTAGTATGATAATCATGTATCAAACCGCTCCCGGAAAACTCCAGACAAGGAGAGAACTGAGTGTCTGCAGAACCTGCGATGCGTCCCTGGATTTTAGCTGAAACCAACTATGCGCATGTCAAAGAATGTTCCTACGAAGTAGCGGTGCTGCCGATGGGGGCTACCGAGCCACATAATCTGCATCTGCCGTACGGGACTGATACGTTCGAAGCCGAAGCCATCGGTTCACGTGTCTGTGAAGCAGCCTGGCAGCGGGGAGCGAAGGTTGTGATGCTGCCCCCCATCCCTTACGGCACCGAGACGAACCAGAGTGCGTTCCCGTTATCCATGAATGTGAATCCTTCCACACTGGGGCAGATCATTTCTGATCTGGTCGATTCCCTCGCGAATCATGGAGTGGATAAGCTGCTGATTTTGAACAGCCACGGGGGGAACGATTTCAAACCATTGTTGCGAGAACTGCATGGTACCACACCGGTCCAGATCTTTCTGGCTGACTGGTTTCGCGGGACCACCGCTGACGTGAAGCCTCAAATCTTTGAGAATCCCGACGATCATGCCGGGGAGATGGAAACCTCGCTCGCTCTGGCATTTTTCCCTCATCTGGTCGTCCGGGATCCTGAGTCTGGTGCGCTATTAGCTGACGAGGGGGCCACGAATCCGACCCGCTTTACTGCCGTCAATTCAGGCTGGGTGAGCATTACGCGTCCCTGGCATCTGTTGACCACCAATACGGGGTCCGGAAATCCACATCAGGCATCTGCTGAAAAAGGGGAAAAGCTGATGCAGATTCTGGTGGAGCGATTGTCCGATTTTCTGGTCGAACTCTCCGAGGCGGAACTGGATGAGCAATTTCCGTTTTAGACGAAATACAGCTTCCCGTCTGTTGCAGCTGATGACCTGGACGGTCTGCCTGCTTAACTGCCCGTCGATTGCAGATCTAGTTCGGCTTTCCGCTGCTGAACCGGCGGACAAAATACATCTCAAAGATGTGACCGACGCTGTGCAGCTTTCATTTCAGCATCGCTCGCCGCTGACCGTCACCCGGCATCTGCACCTGATGATGGGATCGGGGGTTGGCTGGTTCGACTTTGACAACGATGGCTTTCCCGACCTGTTCTGTGCCCAGGGAGAAGAATGGCAATCTGCACTGCGTAAGAAACAGGTTGCAGACCTGGACTGGTCACATCGCATGTTTCGGAATGTGGAAGGGCGTGCGTTTCAGGACATCACCCGGGCCTCGGGGCTGACCGGCTTCGGTTACGGAATGGGCATGGCTGTTGGCGACTTTAATCACGATGGTTTTGAGGATCTATACGTCAGTGTCTTTGGTCGCAATCAATTGTATGCTAACAATGGTGACGGAACCTTTACCGATATTTCACAGGCGGCCCACGTTGATCATCCCGGTTACGGTGCCAGCAGTACCTGGGTAGATCTCAATGGCGACGGGCTGCTGGATTTGTATATCGCTAACTATCTCGAAATCGATCGAGAGCACTATCCTCTCTGCAGCCGTCGGGTTGATAACTCGCGGGTATATTTCGTCTGCCATCCGCGTTATGTACCAGGCGAATATGATGTGGTCTATCGCAACCTGGGGAATGGTAAATTCCTGGATGTCTCCCAGCAGTCCGGCCTGCATAGCGAGCCTGCCCGACAGGGACTGGGAGTCTTTGCTGCAGACTATGATCTGGATGGCGACCAGGATATCTACGTGGCCAATGACTCCGTGGCGAATCAGCTCTGGATCAATGACGGTCGGGGGAACTTCACCGATCAGGCATTGATCGCGGGGCTGGCCTTCAATCGGGAAGGGGACCGCGAAGCGGGCATGGGGCTGGCCGGTGCTGATTACAACGGGGATGGCACCCTGGATTTATTCGTGACGAACTACTTCGGCGAAACCAATACGCTTTATC
This sequence is a window from Gimesia chilikensis. Protein-coding genes within it:
- a CDS encoding GYF domain-containing protein, with protein sequence MASLYVTRGTETEGPLTRQALKELASQGKISPRDQIREGMSGTGIQAREIPGLLPTLKKSSIPTRPRGRKSRERVHDLDLESIPLLTIEQKEWIVIICGSIFMGSLLLIPLIQALVNLF
- a CDS encoding creatininase family protein: MSAEPAMRPWILAETNYAHVKECSYEVAVLPMGATEPHNLHLPYGTDTFEAEAIGSRVCEAAWQRGAKVVMLPPIPYGTETNQSAFPLSMNVNPSTLGQIISDLVDSLANHGVDKLLILNSHGGNDFKPLLRELHGTTPVQIFLADWFRGTTADVKPQIFENPDDHAGEMETSLALAFFPHLVVRDPESGALLADEGATNPTRFTAVNSGWVSITRPWHLLTTNTGSGNPHQASAEKGEKLMQILVERLSDFLVELSEAELDEQFPF
- a CDS encoding CRTAC1 family protein encodes the protein MSNFRFRRNTASRLLQLMTWTVCLLNCPSIADLVRLSAAEPADKIHLKDVTDAVQLSFQHRSPLTVTRHLHLMMGSGVGWFDFDNDGFPDLFCAQGEEWQSALRKKQVADLDWSHRMFRNVEGRAFQDITRASGLTGFGYGMGMAVGDFNHDGFEDLYVSVFGRNQLYANNGDGTFTDISQAAHVDHPGYGASSTWVDLNGDGLLDLYIANYLEIDREHYPLCSRRVDNSRVYFVCHPRYVPGEYDVVYRNLGNGKFLDVSQQSGLHSEPARQGLGVFAADYDLDGDQDIYVANDSVANQLWINDGRGNFTDQALIAGLAFNREGDREAGMGLAGADYNGDGTLDLFVTNYFGETNTLYRNEGALFFLDVTDETGLAAPSRVRLGFGTSFVDFNNDGWEDLFVANGHVHDRLAQLGKSEPFEQEPQLFRNESGTRFREISDSAGPFFQTRRVGRGSATADFNRDGLADLAVSHLNQKVVLLQNQTRTTGQSIALKLIGTEANRSAIGAVVEITAGKRKLMRLRKGSSSYLSADESEILVGLGEQRNAVTVKVIWPGGKSEIWTGFKPGQHYTLIEGNSDSQKSTPSQSEE